One region of Candidatus Eisenbacteria bacterium genomic DNA includes:
- a CDS encoding S1 RNA-binding domain-containing protein codes for METPENRPDPAPDSTDDFAKKLEEQSTPPPTDDLRVGDRVTGTLVAIGEKESFLDFGGRSEGVIATRELRDEKGELRHQVGDTLQATVESAEEQIVLTLGRKRGPLSKEILRQRFESKVPVEGIVKATNKGGFEINVGGRRAFCPYSQIDIAYCDKPEEYIGSRLSFFIVRLDGGGRNIVLSRRALLEEERKKKVEETEARLREGEVFQGVVSRVLPFGAFVDIGGVEGLLHVSEFSHAHVQDPSQVLSPNQEVRVKVIGIEKGEKGRRISLSMKALEPDPWVAAAESLSVGKIVTGRVARLADFGAFVELAPGIDGLLHVSEISLEHIAHPNEALSPGQTIEVRIIEVDFEKRRIALSRKILEAERRRREEKARLAEARKQKKKEEPAKPAPDQPVPTESLDTLLARLKEKYEDDTLG; via the coding sequence ATGGAGACACCCGAGAACCGGCCGGATCCGGCTCCGGATTCGACCGACGACTTCGCGAAGAAGCTCGAGGAACAGTCGACCCCGCCACCGACCGATGATCTTCGCGTCGGCGATCGCGTCACGGGAACGCTCGTGGCGATCGGCGAGAAGGAGAGCTTTCTCGACTTCGGCGGCCGAAGCGAGGGCGTGATCGCCACGCGCGAGCTTCGCGACGAAAAGGGCGAGCTCCGGCATCAGGTCGGCGACACGCTTCAGGCGACCGTGGAGTCGGCCGAGGAGCAGATCGTCCTCACGCTCGGCCGGAAGCGCGGACCGCTGAGCAAGGAGATCCTTAGGCAGCGTTTCGAGTCGAAGGTCCCCGTAGAGGGGATCGTCAAAGCGACGAACAAGGGCGGTTTCGAGATCAACGTCGGAGGCCGCCGCGCGTTCTGTCCGTACTCGCAGATCGACATCGCCTACTGCGACAAGCCCGAGGAGTACATCGGCAGCCGTCTCTCATTCTTCATCGTGCGGCTGGACGGGGGCGGGCGCAACATCGTCCTCTCGCGGCGCGCCCTTCTCGAGGAAGAACGAAAGAAGAAGGTGGAGGAAACGGAAGCGCGTCTTCGCGAGGGCGAGGTCTTCCAAGGCGTGGTCTCTCGGGTCCTCCCCTTCGGGGCCTTTGTCGACATCGGCGGGGTCGAGGGGCTTCTGCACGTCTCCGAGTTCTCGCATGCTCATGTTCAGGATCCGTCCCAAGTCCTCTCCCCAAACCAAGAGGTGCGGGTAAAGGTTATCGGCATCGAAAAGGGAGAGAAGGGGCGCCGGATCTCCCTCTCGATGAAGGCGCTGGAGCCGGATCCGTGGGTCGCCGCCGCCGAATCGCTCTCCGTCGGAAAGATCGTGACCGGAAGGGTGGCGCGGCTCGCCGACTTCGGGGCCTTCGTCGAGCTGGCGCCGGGAATCGACGGATTGCTCCACGTGAGCGAGATCTCCCTCGAGCACATCGCCCATCCGAACGAAGCGCTCTCTCCGGGACAAACCATTGAAGTGAGAATTATCGAGGTCGATTTCGAGAAGCGCCGCATCGCCCTTTCGCGGAAGATTCTCGAGGCGGAGCGCCGGCGGAGGGAAGAGAAGGCGCGTCTCGCGGAAGCGCGAAAACAGAAGAAAAAGGAGGAGCCGGCGAAACCCGCGCCCGATCAGCCCGTTCCTACCGAATCGCTCGACACGCTCCTCGCGCGACTCAAGGAAAAATACGAAGACGACACGCTCGGCTAG
- a CDS encoding class I SAM-dependent methyltransferase: MAKPTARTADKHRLYEMSVQDPAEEIRFIRRVYRDIFRSEPTVLREDFCGTAAVCCRWVRISPEHRAIGIDLDAEVLEWARTRNLPSAGKAAPRVRLYQGNVLSPPRARPHVVTAMNFSYFTFKERPILLSYFRKVRRTLHAKGLFFLDIYGGPEAQIPQIEELVHPGFSYLWDQDAYNPITGAYRCFIHFRFKDGSRIRKAFRYDWRLWSLPEARDLLREAGFEEIRVYWEGTSADGEGNGAFRPALRPVNDPAWVAYLVAGPRVRSSAIGA, encoded by the coding sequence ATGGCGAAACCGACCGCTCGAACCGCGGACAAGCATCGTCTCTACGAGATGTCCGTTCAGGATCCCGCGGAGGAGATCCGCTTCATACGGCGGGTCTATCGCGACATCTTCCGTTCGGAGCCGACGGTTCTTCGAGAAGACTTCTGCGGAACCGCAGCCGTCTGCTGCCGCTGGGTAAGGATCTCCCCGGAACACCGGGCGATCGGCATCGATCTCGACGCCGAGGTCCTCGAATGGGCCCGGACGCGGAATCTCCCGTCGGCCGGCAAGGCCGCGCCGCGCGTTCGGCTTTATCAGGGCAACGTTCTATCGCCGCCGCGCGCGCGCCCGCACGTCGTGACCGCGATGAACTTTTCCTACTTCACGTTCAAGGAGCGGCCGATCCTCCTCTCCTATTTCCGCAAGGTCCGCCGCACGCTGCACGCGAAAGGGCTCTTCTTCCTCGACATCTACGGCGGACCTGAGGCGCAGATTCCACAGATCGAGGAGCTCGTCCATCCGGGGTTTTCCTATCTCTGGGACCAGGACGCCTATAATCCCATCACCGGCGCTTATCGATGCTTCATTCATTTTCGATTCAAGGACGGGAGTCGAATCCGCAAGGCGTTCCGCTACGATTGGAGGCTCTGGTCCCTCCCCGAGGCGCGCGACCTTCTCCGGGAAGCGGGCTTCGAGGAGATCCGGGTCTACTGGGAAGGAACTTCCGCGGACGGAGAGGGGAACGGCGCTTTCCGCCCCGCGCTCCGACCGGTCAACGACCCCGCTTGGGTTGCCTACCTCGTCGCGGGGCCGCGCGTTCGATCGTCGGCGATAGGCGCGTGA
- a CDS encoding NTP transferase domain-containing protein: protein MKAMILAAGMGTRLGPLTKDKPKALVEIANRPLLALLLTKLRSQEITGVVVNAYHRADQIERFVKEEAFPDGWVRVLIEERLLGTGGGVRNAARLLGGEEPVLVHNVDVLSNLPFRRIAGAHEAASALATLAVGTRRSGRSLAADEEGYLCGRWGEPPVRSPRGELRRFAYNGIQFLARGAAASLPGEGAFSIIDSCLEWASRREEVRVFPMDDWYWAEAGTVERLERLKQDLARRAIPIESLAS, encoded by the coding sequence ATGAAAGCGATGATCCTGGCCGCCGGAATGGGCACGCGGCTCGGCCCCCTCACGAAAGACAAACCGAAGGCGCTGGTGGAGATCGCCAATAGACCGCTTCTCGCGTTGCTTCTCACGAAACTGCGGTCCCAAGAAATCACGGGCGTCGTTGTGAACGCATACCACCGGGCAGACCAGATCGAGAGGTTCGTGAAGGAGGAGGCCTTTCCCGACGGATGGGTCCGCGTTCTGATCGAGGAGCGATTGCTCGGGACCGGCGGAGGCGTGCGCAACGCCGCCCGGCTTCTCGGCGGCGAGGAGCCCGTGCTCGTGCACAACGTGGATGTTCTCAGCAACCTCCCGTTCCGAAGAATCGCCGGCGCGCACGAAGCCGCATCCGCCCTCGCGACTCTTGCCGTCGGGACGCGTCGCAGCGGCCGCTCCCTCGCGGCAGACGAGGAGGGGTATCTCTGCGGGCGATGGGGAGAACCGCCGGTGCGGAGTCCCCGCGGAGAGCTCCGGCGCTTCGCCTACAACGGGATCCAGTTCCTCGCTCGCGGGGCCGCAGCGTCCCTTCCGGGCGAGGGCGCCTTCTCGATCATCGACTCGTGTCTCGAATGGGCCTCTCGCCGGGAGGAAGTGCGCGTCTTCCCGATGGACGATTGGTACTGGGCGGAGGCGGGGACGGTCGAGCGGCTCGAGAGATTGAAGCAGGATCTCGCGCGGCGGGCGATTCCCATCGAGAGCCTTGCCTCGTGA
- a CDS encoding ATP-binding protein: MSETLTIHIYSFSYVRGGIPPDPTGHGGGFVFDCRALPNPGREEAYKNLTGMNEAVSRTLEEKAEVRTYWERVLGLVLDAAEVFRGRGFEHLSVAFGCTGGQHRSVYFAERLRRSLEEKGYACTVVHRDLPEGLG, translated from the coding sequence ATGAGCGAGACGCTTACGATTCATATCTATAGTTTCTCGTACGTGCGTGGAGGCATCCCGCCGGACCCGACAGGGCACGGGGGGGGCTTCGTCTTCGACTGCCGCGCGCTTCCGAACCCGGGCCGCGAGGAGGCGTACAAGAACCTCACGGGAATGAACGAGGCGGTCTCACGCACTCTCGAAGAGAAGGCCGAGGTGCGCACCTACTGGGAGAGAGTTCTCGGGCTCGTACTCGACGCCGCGGAGGTTTTCCGGGGGCGCGGATTCGAACATCTAAGCGTCGCTTTCGGGTGTACGGGCGGGCAACATCGTTCGGTCTACTTCGCCGAGAGGCTCCGACGCTCTCTCGAAGAGAAAGGATACGCCTGCACGGTCGTCCATCGCGACCTGCCGGAGGGATTGGGATGA
- a CDS encoding phosphotransferase, which translates to MSLRADGSARLLFRLAGDRRSVIGVRHENREENAAFVGFSRHFRALGLPVPEIFAEDPDRGLYLETDLGDESLAARHQRARETGSGLESALSLYEEVVRLLPRFQVFGAGGLDRSLCYQGREFDAEAMHRDLAYFRECFLDLLVPAAASDALEEDFAKLARFLDAEERAFFLYRDFQSRNVMLVDGAPFFIDYQSGRMGAPEYDLASILFEARAELGDSVRGGLLDVYLTEARKLVRLDEARFRRFFPAFAGIRILQALGAYGNLGVRQGKIRFLRSIPAALANLRSLLATPDFPVDLPELRRLAHSLAENPGSLRVIPS; encoded by the coding sequence GTGTCTTTGCGCGCGGACGGATCGGCCCGGCTTCTTTTCCGACTCGCCGGCGATCGCCGATCGGTCATCGGTGTCCGGCACGAGAATCGAGAAGAGAACGCCGCGTTCGTCGGCTTCTCCCGCCACTTTCGCGCGCTCGGCCTTCCCGTCCCCGAGATCTTCGCGGAGGATCCGGACCGCGGCCTCTACCTGGAAACCGATCTCGGGGACGAGAGCCTCGCGGCGCGGCACCAACGCGCGCGGGAAACTGGGAGCGGCTTAGAATCCGCTCTTTCTCTCTACGAGGAAGTCGTCCGCTTGCTTCCACGCTTCCAGGTGTTCGGCGCAGGGGGTCTCGACCGATCGCTCTGCTATCAGGGCCGCGAGTTCGACGCGGAGGCGATGCATCGGGATCTCGCCTACTTTCGCGAGTGCTTTCTCGATCTCCTGGTTCCCGCCGCCGCCTCTGACGCGCTCGAGGAGGACTTCGCGAAGCTCGCCCGCTTCCTCGACGCCGAGGAACGCGCGTTCTTTCTCTACCGCGATTTCCAGTCCCGCAACGTGATGCTCGTCGACGGCGCACCCTTCTTCATCGATTACCAGTCCGGGCGCATGGGGGCCCCCGAATACGATCTGGCCTCGATTCTCTTCGAAGCGAGGGCAGAGCTCGGCGATTCGGTCCGCGGGGGACTCCTCGATGTCTACTTGACCGAAGCGAGAAAGCTCGTTCGACTGGACGAAGCGCGCTTCCGTCGCTTCTTCCCCGCCTTCGCCGGCATTCGCATCCTTCAAGCTCTGGGCGCGTACGGGAATCTCGGCGTCCGCCAAGGGAAGATTCGTTTTCTCCGTAGCATCCCGGCCGCGCTCGCCAACTTGCGATCCCTCCTCGCCACGCCGGACTTCCCTGTCGACCTCCCCGAGCTCCGGCGTCTCGCCCATTCGTTGGCGGAAAACCCCGGATCTCTGAGAGTCATACCTTCATGA
- a CDS encoding DUF2779 domain-containing protein: MRFFKKTILAFLECPRLGYFESNAEPARAREEGEDAARRLHAVQGRLLGERARREFPRGILIEGKDFGAALRATRRAIASGSRVLYEAAFVSDSVGARPDLLVREGRDRWRLWEVKSGTETREEHLRDLAVQLHVMDGLGMRGRGGLMLVDRETTNESPTIFRRVDCDAEARERIPAVREAARELARFSRLAEKPPAALGRACRDCEFRNTCWPDLPSPSVLDFHQGESGWRNVEKLLGAGIADLSAVPPTASLTRVQKRQVVATRSRRLVAERGARSALTRAVRRPLHFLDFEAARFPVPLFTGQHPYDLIPFQWSCHIDRAPDTFPEHRDFLWTDGGDPSRAFAESLLRETESKGSVIVYSSFEQETIQTLAERFPDLRAPLESLHARIFDLLPVLRRHFYHPDFGGSFSIKSVLPVLVPGRSYDSLAIGDGLEAVWAYYRLTRETIPEEERTRLTTSLRVYCEQDSLALRDVYHALLRQTEESAT, from the coding sequence ATGCGGTTCTTCAAGAAGACCATCCTCGCCTTTCTCGAATGCCCCCGCCTCGGGTACTTCGAATCGAACGCCGAGCCGGCCCGCGCCCGCGAGGAAGGCGAGGATGCCGCGCGCCGGCTGCACGCGGTGCAGGGGCGCCTCCTCGGAGAACGCGCGAGAAGAGAGTTCCCCAGAGGGATTCTGATCGAGGGGAAGGACTTCGGCGCCGCTCTCCGCGCGACTCGTAGGGCGATCGCTTCCGGATCGCGCGTCCTCTACGAAGCCGCCTTCGTCAGCGATTCCGTCGGTGCGAGGCCCGATCTGCTCGTCCGGGAAGGACGCGATCGGTGGCGTCTCTGGGAAGTCAAGTCGGGAACCGAGACGCGTGAGGAGCATCTCCGCGACCTCGCCGTTCAACTTCACGTCATGGACGGCCTCGGCATGCGGGGGAGGGGAGGACTGATGCTCGTCGACCGCGAGACGACGAACGAATCGCCGACGATCTTCCGCAGGGTCGATTGTGACGCGGAGGCCCGCGAGCGAATTCCGGCGGTTCGAGAAGCCGCGAGGGAGCTCGCTCGATTCTCGCGGCTCGCGGAAAAACCTCCCGCCGCGCTCGGGAGAGCGTGCAGAGACTGTGAATTCCGGAACACGTGCTGGCCCGATCTTCCCTCCCCGAGCGTCCTCGACTTCCACCAAGGAGAGAGCGGCTGGCGAAACGTCGAGAAGCTCCTCGGCGCGGGAATCGCGGATCTCTCCGCCGTTCCGCCGACCGCTTCGCTCACCCGTGTTCAGAAGCGGCAGGTCGTCGCGACGCGCTCGCGGCGCCTCGTTGCCGAGCGAGGCGCGCGCTCCGCCCTGACGCGCGCGGTTCGCCGTCCGCTCCACTTCCTCGATTTCGAGGCCGCTCGTTTCCCTGTCCCTCTCTTCACCGGACAACACCCGTACGACCTGATCCCTTTCCAATGGTCTTGCCACATTGACCGGGCCCCGGACACCTTCCCCGAACACCGCGACTTCCTCTGGACCGACGGCGGAGACCCGAGCCGCGCGTTCGCGGAGTCCCTCTTGCGGGAAACGGAGAGCAAAGGAAGCGTGATCGTCTACTCGAGCTTCGAGCAGGAGACGATCCAGACACTCGCCGAGCGATTCCCCGATCTACGCGCGCCTCTCGAAAGCCTTCATGCGCGGATCTTCGATCTCCTGCCCGTTCTTCGGCGGCATTTCTATCATCCCGACTTCGGCGGCTCCTTTTCGATCAAGTCAGTCCTGCCCGTTCTCGTCCCCGGGCGGAGCTACGATTCCCTGGCGATCGGAGACGGGCTGGAGGCGGTGTGGGCCTACTACCGTCTCACGCGCGAGACGATCCCCGAGGAGGAGCGAACCCGTCTCACGACGAGCCTTCGGGTCTACTGCGAACAGGATTCCCTGGCTCTTCGCGACGTCTACCATGCCCTCCTGCGACAAACAGAGGAGAGCGCGACATGA
- a CDS encoding cyclase family protein, which translates to MRVIDITRPLSPATAPWPGDTPFTLEWKELLARGGIVDLSVLSLSPHCGTHIDAPRHVVEGGSGIGDLPLEPFIGPARVLRARPSVGGAISPETFAGIDLADPPRLLVRTDTNPDPSRWNPRFAAFAPETADLLAANGLLLVGIDTPGVDLPGAGGLPVHRRFAEAGIRWIENLDLARAEEGIYDLVALPLRILGGDASPVRAVLIQK; encoded by the coding sequence ATGCGCGTGATCGACATCACCAGGCCGCTCTCCCCCGCGACCGCTCCGTGGCCGGGAGACACTCCCTTTACGCTTGAATGGAAGGAACTCCTGGCGCGCGGGGGAATCGTCGATCTCAGCGTCCTCAGTCTGAGCCCGCATTGCGGAACGCACATCGACGCGCCCCGGCACGTCGTGGAGGGAGGGAGCGGAATCGGCGATCTTCCGCTCGAACCCTTCATCGGTCCCGCGCGCGTGCTTCGCGCTCGACCGAGCGTAGGCGGCGCGATCTCTCCCGAGACGTTCGCCGGCATCGATCTCGCCGACCCCCCGCGGCTTCTCGTCCGAACCGACACGAATCCGGATCCCTCCCGATGGAATCCGCGCTTCGCCGCCTTCGCGCCGGAGACCGCGGACCTCCTCGCCGCGAACGGCCTCCTCCTCGTCGGCATCGACACGCCGGGCGTCGATCTTCCCGGCGCGGGCGGTCTCCCGGTTCACCGCCGCTTCGCCGAGGCGGGGATTCGTTGGATCGAGAATCTGGATCTCGCCCGGGCGGAAGAGGGCATCTACGACCTCGTCGCGCTCCCGCTCCGGATCCTCGGAGGGGACGCAAGCCCGGTGCGCGCGGTGTTGATTCAGAAATAA
- a CDS encoding SPFH domain-containing protein, translated as MAEKTVRARSGYWMLVVTFLLYVLATWVLVQGIPAESTPVIIAAFVLFVAAVLASIGFFVVNPNDSRVLVLFGTYAGTVKKNGFWWANPFYSKRKITLRARNLNGNKLKVNDKAGNPIEIAAVVVWQVEDTYRASFDVDHYEEYVIVQSEAAVRHLAGSYPYDTFDDEAEETLTLRAGTEQVNGVLESELTERFARAGVRVIEARLSHLAYAPEIAEAMLRRQQASAVVAARTQIVNGAVGMVELALDRLSAKKVVELDEERKASMVSNLLVVLCSETAAAPVVNAGTLYH; from the coding sequence ATGGCTGAGAAGACTGTTCGCGCCCGCTCGGGCTACTGGATGCTTGTCGTGACCTTCCTGCTCTACGTCCTCGCGACGTGGGTGCTCGTCCAGGGGATCCCCGCGGAGAGCACGCCCGTCATCATCGCGGCGTTCGTCTTGTTCGTCGCGGCGGTTCTCGCGAGCATCGGCTTCTTCGTCGTGAACCCGAACGACTCGAGGGTTCTCGTCCTCTTCGGAACGTATGCGGGGACGGTGAAGAAGAACGGCTTCTGGTGGGCAAACCCGTTCTACTCGAAAAGGAAGATCACGCTGCGCGCGCGGAACTTGAACGGCAACAAGCTCAAGGTGAACGACAAGGCCGGCAACCCGATCGAGATCGCGGCCGTCGTCGTTTGGCAGGTCGAGGACACGTACCGGGCGTCGTTCGACGTGGATCACTACGAGGAGTACGTCATCGTGCAGAGCGAGGCGGCGGTCCGCCATCTCGCGGGATCGTATCCCTACGACACGTTCGACGACGAGGCGGAGGAGACGCTCACGCTCCGCGCCGGAACCGAGCAAGTGAACGGGGTTCTCGAGAGCGAGCTGACCGAGCGCTTTGCGCGCGCGGGGGTCCGGGTGATCGAGGCGCGCCTCAGCCACCTCGCGTACGCGCCCGAGATCGCCGAGGCGATGCTCCGGCGCCAGCAGGCCTCCGCGGTCGTCGCCGCGCGCACACAGATCGTGAACGGCGCGGTCGGGATGGTCGAGCTCGCCCTCGACCGGCTGAGCGCGAAGAAGGTCGTGGAGCTTGACGAGGAGAGGAAGGCGTCGATGGTGAGCAACCTCCTGGTCGTCCTCTGCAGCGAGACGGCCGCCGCGCCGGTCGTGAACGCCGGAACGCTTTACCACTAA
- a CDS encoding Arc family DNA-binding protein, protein MASRKAFLIRIDPDLLEELNRWAAQEFRSVNGQIEFLLQRAVDERRIGWRGGTEREKPSGE, encoded by the coding sequence ATGGCCTCTCGCAAGGCATTTCTCATCCGCATCGACCCGGACCTCTTGGAGGAGCTGAACCGGTGGGCAGCCCAGGAATTCCGGAGCGTGAACGGCCAGATCGAGTTTCTATTGCAGCGCGCGGTCGACGAGAGAAGAATTGGATGGAGGGGCGGTACGGAACGCGAGAAACCGAGCGGCGAGTAG
- a CDS encoding CDGSH iron-sulfur domain-containing protein, which translates to MMEPKIADKTPVSIDLDPGTYWWCACGHSRKQPFCDGSHKGTGLAPKKIEIAEKKKMALCRCKHTGKAPACDGTHRTLG; encoded by the coding sequence GTGATGGAACCGAAGATCGCGGACAAGACACCCGTCTCGATCGACCTCGACCCGGGCACCTACTGGTGGTGCGCCTGCGGGCACTCGAGGAAGCAGCCCTTCTGCGACGGATCCCACAAGGGAACCGGCTTAGCGCCCAAGAAGATCGAGATCGCGGAGAAGAAGAAGATGGCTCTCTGCCGGTGCAAGCACACGGGGAAAGCACCGGCCTGCGACGGGACGCACCGGACGCTTGGCTAG
- a CDS encoding HDIG domain-containing protein, translating into MTREEAMELVLEHTKNRNLVKHMLAVEAGMRAYARSYGEDEEKWGVVGLLHDFDYEENPNPDRLPNDQHPTTGARILLEAGCSDDIVEAVLSHADYTGVPRRSLMAKALYAVDELTGLVVAVALVRPSRKLADVDRAAVRKKWKEKAFAAGVDRQAIVRGAEDLGVPLDEHIDVVLASMREIAGDLGL; encoded by the coding sequence ATGACTCGCGAAGAAGCGATGGAGCTCGTGCTCGAGCACACGAAGAACCGAAACCTGGTCAAGCACATGCTGGCCGTCGAGGCGGGGATGCGCGCGTACGCCCGCAGCTATGGAGAGGACGAAGAGAAGTGGGGCGTCGTCGGGCTCCTCCACGATTTTGATTACGAGGAGAACCCGAATCCCGATCGCCTTCCGAACGATCAGCACCCGACGACGGGGGCGAGGATTCTCCTGGAAGCGGGTTGCTCGGACGATATCGTCGAGGCGGTCCTTTCGCACGCGGACTACACCGGCGTTCCGAGAAGAAGCTTGATGGCGAAAGCTCTCTACGCCGTGGACGAGCTGACCGGCCTCGTGGTGGCGGTCGCCCTCGTTCGTCCCAGCCGCAAGCTCGCGGATGTCGATCGGGCGGCGGTTCGGAAGAAGTGGAAAGAGAAAGCCTTCGCCGCCGGCGTGGACCGGCAAGCGATCGTGCGCGGTGCCGAGGATCTCGGCGTTCCGCTCGACGAACATATCGATGTCGTCCTCGCCTCCATGCGGGAGATCGCGGGCGATCTCGGTCTCTGA
- a CDS encoding thioredoxin family protein, translating to MARTPSTMLPLGTVAPAFRLPDTNGNLVSLDDAKKAPGFLVIFLCNHCPFVIHVRHEIARLAAEYRAKGIAVFGINSNDAEKYADDSPERMREEAARVAYTFPYLFDETQEVAKAYRAACTPDFFLFDRDRRLVYRGQMDGARPGNDVAVTGKDLRAALDAVLRGDPVSEEQLPSLGCNIKWKPGNEPDYFR from the coding sequence ATGGCTCGAACCCCATCCACCATGCTCCCCCTCGGAACCGTCGCTCCCGCATTCCGTCTTCCCGATACGAACGGGAACCTCGTTTCGCTCGACGACGCGAAAAAGGCCCCGGGCTTTCTCGTGATCTTCCTCTGCAACCACTGCCCGTTCGTAATCCATGTTCGGCATGAGATCGCGAGGCTCGCCGCCGAATACCGCGCGAAAGGGATCGCGGTCTTCGGCATCAACTCCAACGACGCCGAGAAGTACGCGGACGACAGCCCGGAGCGCATGCGGGAAGAAGCCGCTCGTGTCGCCTACACGTTCCCCTATCTCTTCGACGAGACGCAGGAGGTCGCGAAGGCCTACCGCGCCGCCTGCACTCCCGACTTCTTCCTCTTCGACCGCGACCGCCGCCTCGTCTATCGCGGACAGATGGATGGAGCGCGTCCCGGGAACGACGTCGCCGTGACGGGCAAGGATCTTCGAGCCGCGCTCGACGCCGTGCTTCGCGGCGATCCGGTCTCCGAGGAGCAGCTCCCCAGCCTCGGATGCAACATCAAATGGAAGCCGGGGAACGAACCGGATTATTTTAGATAG
- a CDS encoding uracil-DNA glycosylase: MDDRSAWDSLQREIVSCEKCPRLRAHCVEIGRVRRSAYRDFDYWSKPVPDFGDPRARLLLVGLAPGAHGANRTGRMFTGDRSGDFLFRALHEARLADGPVSIRRGDGLALLDCAITAAVHCAPPDNHPTGEERKRCFPYLVRTIESMPRLRALVALGAIAFESCIRLYRTKDRLEGIPSPRFAHGAFFRFPGAPALFASYHPSQQNTFTGRLTMQMLVEVLAAAAAHARGAAEEIR; the protein is encoded by the coding sequence ATGGACGACCGGTCGGCGTGGGATTCCTTGCAACGGGAGATCGTGAGCTGCGAGAAGTGTCCGCGTCTTCGCGCGCACTGCGTGGAGATCGGCCGCGTCCGCCGCAGCGCGTACCGTGATTTCGATTACTGGAGCAAGCCGGTCCCGGATTTCGGGGACCCGCGGGCGAGGCTGCTCCTCGTCGGGCTCGCTCCCGGAGCGCACGGAGCCAACCGCACCGGGCGCATGTTCACGGGCGATCGCTCCGGAGATTTCCTCTTTCGAGCGCTACACGAAGCCCGCCTCGCGGACGGGCCCGTCTCGATTCGCCGGGGCGACGGACTCGCGCTCCTCGATTGCGCGATCACCGCGGCCGTCCACTGCGCTCCCCCCGACAACCATCCCACCGGGGAAGAGCGGAAGCGCTGCTTTCCGTACCTTGTGCGGACGATCGAGTCGATGCCCCGTCTGCGGGCGCTTGTCGCCCTCGGCGCGATCGCATTCGAATCATGCATCAGACTCTATCGCACGAAGGACCGGCTCGAGGGCATCCCTTCCCCTCGCTTTGCGCACGGGGCCTTCTTCCGGTTTCCCGGAGCTCCCGCGCTCTTCGCCTCCTACCATCCGAGCCAGCAGAACACGTTCACGGGACGTCTGACGATGCAGATGCTGGTCGAGGTCCTCGCGGCTGCCGCTGCGCACGCGCGAGGCGCCGCCGAGGAGATCCGCTGA
- a CDS encoding metal ABC transporter permease, giving the protein MFEMWSFPFMQRALLAGVLVGFLSSYFGVFVVQRGLSFLGSGLAHAAFGGVALGILLGVQPLWVALPFTVLVALAITLVRDRTYLAGDTATGIFFAVSVALGVLFLALHQRYTEDAFALLFGSILAVNAVDLWMSAGVALLALAAIPFWGRWAYATFDRDLAEADGVNVRRDDYVLSFLIAVAVVVAVKVVGIMLVAAFLVIPAASARLIARTFFGMTLLSIAFGVLSTAVGLAVSYRLDVPSGAMIILTQAACFFLALALRR; this is encoded by the coding sequence ATGTTTGAGATGTGGAGCTTTCCGTTCATGCAGAGGGCGCTGCTCGCGGGAGTGCTCGTCGGATTCCTCTCGAGCTATTTCGGGGTCTTCGTCGTGCAAAGGGGTCTCAGCTTTCTCGGAAGCGGCCTCGCGCACGCCGCGTTCGGAGGGGTGGCGCTCGGGATTCTCCTCGGTGTGCAGCCGCTCTGGGTCGCGCTCCCCTTCACCGTTCTCGTCGCGCTCGCCATCACGCTGGTCAGGGATCGGACGTATCTCGCCGGGGACACGGCGACCGGCATCTTCTTCGCGGTTTCCGTCGCGCTCGGGGTTCTCTTCCTCGCCCTCCACCAGCGCTACACCGAAGACGCCTTCGCGCTTCTCTTCGGTTCGATCCTCGCCGTGAACGCGGTCGATCTCTGGATGAGCGCGGGGGTCGCGCTTCTCGCGCTCGCGGCGATTCCATTCTGGGGCCGCTGGGCGTACGCGACGTTCGACCGGGATCTCGCCGAGGCGGACGGCGTGAACGTCCGCAGGGATGACTACGTTCTCTCCTTCCTCATCGCGGTGGCGGTGGTCGTCGCCGTCAAGGTCGTGGGGATCATGCTCGTCGCCGCGTTCCTCGTGATTCCTGCGGCGTCGGCGCGTCTCATCGCCCGCACCTTCTTCGGCATGACGCTTCTCTCCATCGCCTTCGGCGTCCTCTCGACCGCGGTCGGTCTCGCCGTCTCGTATCGTCTCGACGTGCCGAGCGGCGCGATGATCATTCTCACGCAGGCCGCTTGCTTTTTTCTCGCGCTGGCGCTTCGGAGATGA